Proteins from a genomic interval of Qipengyuania sp. JC766:
- a CDS encoding chemotaxis protein CheW gives MSSLYLLVRIDRKLAAFDSGIVDSVIEIDEIFPVPGAPDHVTGITAVRSQSLTVIDACRVLGVDRNARGERAVVFRSSGHSYALHVDFVEDVVEVSGSPEHIAGGYGAAWRDASAGLLETPEGPAVLLDPIRMIDPAESRAA, from the coding sequence ATGAGTTCGCTCTATCTTCTCGTCCGGATCGATCGGAAGCTGGCGGCTTTCGACAGCGGCATCGTCGACTCCGTAATCGAGATCGACGAGATCTTTCCCGTTCCTGGCGCACCGGATCATGTGACCGGTATAACCGCGGTCCGAAGCCAGTCCCTCACGGTGATCGATGCGTGCCGGGTCCTTGGTGTCGACCGCAACGCCCGGGGCGAGCGCGCGGTCGTCTTCCGATCTTCAGGTCATTCCTATGCCCTGCACGTCGATTTCGTAGAGGATGTGGTCGAGGTGTCGGGCTCGCCCGAACACATCGCGGGCGGATACGGGGCGGCGTGGCGCGATGCGTCCGCCGGCCTACTGGAGACGCCGGAGGGCCCCGCCGTCCTGCTCGACCCGATCCGGATGATAGATCCCGCAGAAAGCCGTGCAGCTTAA
- a CDS encoding bifunctional diguanylate cyclase/phosphodiesterase produces the protein MLGWIQSRELTPRMLVFVPLVVLSLLFILLLSLVFMAESMTMRGKVSALVGGLALYGATAALLCRMGLERIGALETLGLTDSLSDLPNRRALHADVRQDLEADRDIAVALIDLDGFKLVNDLYGHHVGDTLIRSTSEMLLEICAKDARCYRLGGDEFALMMSGPLSATMLEGICRKFLDRLALPIAIDDRRIAIGASIGLARGTVSDPLTSSELLRRADVAMYASKKDGKMRITIYKPGFDRSLEAIRELDHDLREALANEEFKVAYQPLVDAKTGAIVAVESLLRWERPDGRVIGPNVFIPVAEESGLINAIGVFVLRRACREALGWDDIKLSVNISAAQLRNPEFPILLGQILEETGFPPERLELEITETSLVLDPVVAERALDVIRGFGVSVALDDFGTGYASIGFLRQFRFEKLKLDRSLVMDSTADESSRAMMLSSISMAQALKMGVTAEGVETEAQADMVRTAGCDQIQGWLYFKAMAPDQVGELLCNAFDTGTIKHSMARG, from the coding sequence ATGCTTGGCTGGATTCAGAGTCGCGAACTGACGCCGCGCATGCTGGTGTTCGTTCCCCTGGTCGTATTGTCGCTTCTTTTCATTCTTCTCCTTTCGCTTGTCTTCATGGCCGAGAGCATGACGATGCGCGGCAAGGTTTCCGCATTGGTCGGTGGGCTGGCGCTCTACGGTGCCACGGCCGCATTGCTGTGCCGCATGGGACTGGAGCGGATCGGCGCTCTGGAGACGCTCGGCCTGACGGACAGCCTGAGCGACCTTCCCAACCGCCGCGCCCTGCATGCGGACGTACGCCAGGATCTGGAAGCCGACCGCGACATTGCCGTCGCCCTGATCGATCTGGACGGTTTCAAGCTCGTCAACGATCTATACGGCCATCATGTCGGCGACACGCTGATACGCTCGACGTCGGAAATGCTGCTCGAGATCTGCGCGAAGGATGCGCGCTGCTACCGCCTCGGCGGCGACGAATTCGCCCTGATGATGAGCGGGCCGCTCTCCGCCACGATGCTCGAAGGTATCTGCCGCAAGTTCCTCGACCGGCTTGCGCTGCCGATCGCGATCGATGATCGCCGTATCGCGATCGGCGCCAGTATCGGGCTTGCGCGCGGAACCGTGAGCGATCCGCTGACCTCGTCCGAACTCCTGCGGCGGGCCGATGTCGCCATGTATGCCTCCAAGAAGGACGGCAAGATGCGCATCACCATCTACAAGCCGGGCTTCGATCGCAGCCTCGAGGCGATCAGGGAACTCGACCACGACCTGCGCGAGGCCTTGGCGAACGAGGAGTTCAAGGTCGCGTACCAGCCGCTCGTCGACGCGAAGACCGGGGCCATCGTGGCGGTGGAATCGCTCCTGCGCTGGGAGCGGCCCGACGGTAGGGTCATCGGACCCAATGTATTCATTCCTGTCGCGGAGGAATCCGGCCTCATCAACGCGATCGGCGTCTTCGTCCTGCGTCGCGCATGTCGCGAGGCGCTCGGGTGGGACGACATCAAGCTTTCGGTCAACATCTCCGCAGCGCAATTGCGCAATCCGGAATTCCCGATCCTGCTCGGACAGATCCTGGAAGAAACCGGCTTCCCGCCGGAACGACTGGAACTGGAAATTACCGAGACGAGCCTGGTCCTCGATCCCGTCGTGGCCGAGCGGGCACTCGATGTCATCCGCGGCTTCGGGGTGAGCGTGGCGCTGGACGATTTCGGGACCGGATACGCATCCATAGGCTTCCTGCGCCAGTTCCGGTTCGAGAAGCTGAAGCTGGATCGCTCCCTCGTCATGGATTCGACCGCCGATGAAAGCAGCCGTGCGATGATGCTGTCGAGCATCTCGATGGCACAGGCGCTCAAGATGGGGGTCACGGCAGAAGGCGTGGAAACCGAAGCGCAGGCCGACATGGTGCGAACCGCGGGATGCGACCAGATCCAGGGGTGGCTCTACTTCAAGGCGATGGCACCCGACCAGGTCGGAGAACTGCTCTGCAACGCTTTCGACACCGGCACGATAAAACACAGCATGGCAAGAGGCTGA
- a CDS encoding protein-glutamate O-methyltransferase CheR, with protein sequence MSEIAHRIIVDLLEARTGQQITEDRRWRVATALSGVFRRHGISCPDELVCLLAESASDDLATEVVEALLNNETYFFRDRPMFDRIAAQVLPDLASRRAGTKRLNILSAGCSTGQEAYSLAMLFLSRPHEWRGWTIDITGTDISQSAIEYARRGTYTQFEVQRGLSAAETIGFFEETGKGWTAVPDLRSSVRFTKANLLDPVLRPHRYDLVLCRNVLLYFDAARRQVALDRIAERVARDGWVMLGAGEKPAGSDAALVGIPGSGGLFRPGDDSEPVRQARAASR encoded by the coding sequence ATGAGCGAGATAGCGCATCGGATCATTGTCGATCTTCTCGAGGCGAGGACGGGACAGCAGATAACCGAGGACCGGCGCTGGCGGGTCGCGACGGCCCTTTCGGGCGTCTTCCGTCGGCACGGGATCAGCTGTCCCGACGAACTGGTCTGCCTTCTGGCCGAATCCGCATCGGACGATCTGGCGACCGAAGTCGTGGAAGCGCTTCTCAACAACGAGACCTATTTCTTTCGCGACCGGCCCATGTTCGACAGGATCGCCGCGCAGGTACTTCCCGATCTTGCTAGCCGGCGCGCGGGGACGAAACGGCTCAATATCCTGTCTGCGGGCTGTTCGACCGGCCAGGAAGCGTATTCCCTGGCGATGCTCTTCCTTTCCCGGCCGCATGAGTGGCGGGGCTGGACCATCGATATCACGGGAACGGATATCTCGCAGTCGGCGATCGAATACGCGCGCCGCGGCACATATACCCAGTTCGAAGTGCAACGCGGACTGAGCGCCGCCGAAACGATCGGGTTTTTCGAAGAAACCGGCAAAGGGTGGACAGCCGTTCCGGACCTCCGCAGTTCGGTCAGGTTCACCAAGGCCAACCTTCTCGATCCCGTGCTCCGCCCTCATCGCTACGACCTCGTCCTGTGCCGCAATGTCCTGCTCTATTTCGACGCCGCGCGGCGACAGGTAGCCCTCGACAGGATCGCGGAGCGCGTGGCGCGTGACGGCTGGGTGATGCTGGGCGCAGGGGAGAAGCCTGCGGGATCGGACGCTGCTCTCGTTGGCATCCCGGGGTCGGGCGGGCTGTTCCGTCCAGGAGACGACAGCGAGCCTGTCCGCCAGGCCCGGGCCGCATCCCGCTAA
- the cheB gene encoding chemotaxis-specific protein-glutamate methyltransferase CheB has translation MIHETARLHSPSASASAMTGVLIVDDSLLVRTVFKRIIGAQPDLQVVAAVRSAEDALSLLKGTQPPVILLDLEMPGMGGAQALPEILRVSPASQILVVSSLTQDGGEHAVRALSMGAADTMAKPRSGEFDQRYTDDLLARIRALDPSRQRASLPHNPAADRPASPARLRDPDIIAIGASTGGIHAISKFLQALPPDMDRPIAITQHLPHEFMPIFVRQLETCSGRPTSLARPAMEVRRGTIYVAPGDSHLLFSRSDTGLSLDLSKAPAPSGCCPSVDPMLESAAHACDGNAIGVILSGMGRDGAIGAASLVRAGGMILAQDPDSSAVWGMPGAVSRAGLADATLPPEALARHICRHRLREAAA, from the coding sequence GTGATCCACGAGACTGCCCGGCTTCACTCCCCCTCGGCAAGCGCCAGTGCGATGACCGGCGTCCTGATCGTGGATGATTCGCTGCTCGTGCGCACGGTTTTCAAGCGGATCATCGGAGCACAACCGGACCTTCAGGTGGTCGCCGCTGTCCGTTCTGCTGAAGACGCGCTTTCACTCCTCAAGGGAACGCAACCGCCTGTCATCCTTCTCGACCTGGAGATGCCGGGCATGGGCGGTGCGCAGGCCCTGCCGGAAATACTCAGGGTCTCCCCCGCTTCTCAGATACTCGTGGTTTCCTCCCTGACGCAGGACGGCGGCGAGCATGCCGTGCGCGCGCTTTCCATGGGTGCGGCCGATACGATGGCGAAGCCGCGGTCCGGTGAATTCGACCAGCGATACACCGACGATCTGCTGGCCCGGATCCGCGCGCTCGATCCTTCACGGCAACGCGCGTCCCTTCCGCACAATCCCGCAGCCGATCGTCCGGCATCACCGGCGCGTTTGCGCGATCCGGACATCATCGCGATAGGTGCCTCGACAGGTGGCATCCATGCGATCAGCAAGTTCCTGCAGGCGCTGCCGCCCGACATGGATCGCCCGATCGCGATCACGCAGCACCTGCCCCATGAATTCATGCCGATCTTCGTCAGGCAGCTGGAAACCTGCAGCGGACGCCCGACGAGCCTGGCCCGGCCGGCCATGGAAGTCCGGCGCGGCACGATCTACGTCGCCCCCGGCGATAGCCATCTTCTGTTTTCCCGTTCCGATACCGGACTTTCGCTGGACCTGAGCAAGGCCCCTGCCCCGAGCGGCTGTTGTCCGTCGGTCGATCCCATGCTTGAGAGCGCAGCACACGCATGCGACGGAAACGCGATCGGTGTGATACTTTCCGGGATGGGGCGCGATGGTGCCATCGGTGCCGCGTCGCTCGTAAGAGCCGGCGGGATGATCCTTGCGCAGGACCCCGATAGCTCCGCCGTCTGGGGCATGCCCGGGGCCGTTTCCCGTGCGGGCTTGGCTGACGCCACCCTTCCGCCCGAAGCGCTGGCGCGGCACATCTGTCGGCATCGCCTGCGCGAGGCGGCGGCATGA
- a CDS encoding chemotaxis protein CheA, translated as MDELLSEFVAETREMMEAVAGELVAWEADPSDRARLDAIFRFVHTVKGNCGFFDFPRLEGLSHAAETALSEVRAGRRDAGSSLVSAVLAVVDAIKAMMDAIEAGTPPPSLDDAALIAALDPTPEETIATGSAHPASDDRKSAVQGAASVQRTIRLPIDLLDRIMAGVSDLVLARNDLSRKVLEHDDTGALHGSFDRLSAQLDDVRDAVTRMRMQRVDHLYSAFPRLVRDLAAELGKQVMIDLDGGDVELDREMIEMVRDPFVHLLRNAIDHGIEPPSERRAAGKREIGLLTVRARQSGNRITIDVTDDGRGLDRDRIASKALSSGLVTSAELSRMDDAAILDLVFEPGFSTAAEISTVSGRGVGMDVVRSNLSAIGGSVQISSDRGEGTTVSVQVPLTLSILSALIVRDGSQRFAIPLSHVEQIVPPKVARDNLAEAGDRQVFLHEGKRIPAMDLAEILGTDRGSDTGAARKVILVRSSGGTDFALLVDQVLDQEDLVVKPLPPVIMQIGHYAGTTLLDDGSIVLMLDTARIAARYGLGAVTKERSASPAKNAVHNHVPGREVMVFAALDTTVMAIPMALVSRIEVVEAAAVDLKPNSANVVIGSRLLPVFGIVDGDEISPRMIFILASDGHAEIAIAVGKLGDTRTIGFDVRPLPDESFFEGLALIDDRPVTILDGHALLSELAVDRSRGSHMVCRLPEGHEWAQTVLAPLLRSAGYRLVSDRDAEADVCFVMTDMSDEDLETDRRTPVIRLSEEGHAGTDGAIPRYDRGAILAALAEVAGRKLA; from the coding sequence ATGGACGAATTGCTGAGCGAGTTCGTCGCCGAAACTAGGGAAATGATGGAGGCTGTCGCGGGCGAACTCGTCGCCTGGGAAGCCGATCCGTCCGACCGCGCGCGCCTCGATGCCATTTTCCGCTTCGTCCACACGGTGAAAGGCAATTGCGGCTTCTTCGATTTTCCGCGTCTAGAAGGTTTGAGCCACGCTGCCGAGACTGCCCTCTCGGAAGTCCGTGCGGGCCGGCGCGACGCGGGGTCCTCGCTCGTGTCGGCGGTTCTCGCCGTGGTCGATGCGATCAAGGCAATGATGGATGCGATCGAAGCAGGGACGCCCCCGCCGTCGCTCGACGATGCCGCGCTCATCGCAGCGCTCGATCCGACGCCGGAAGAAACGATCGCCACCGGAAGTGCCCACCCCGCCAGCGACGACCGCAAAAGCGCGGTCCAGGGCGCGGCATCGGTGCAACGCACGATCCGACTGCCGATTGATCTCCTCGACCGCATCATGGCGGGCGTGTCGGATCTCGTCCTTGCCCGCAACGATCTGTCGCGCAAGGTTCTCGAACACGATGACACCGGCGCGCTGCACGGTTCTTTCGATCGGCTCAGCGCGCAACTGGACGACGTGCGCGACGCGGTGACGCGCATGCGGATGCAGCGGGTCGATCATCTGTATTCCGCGTTTCCGCGGCTCGTGCGCGACCTCGCGGCAGAGCTGGGAAAGCAGGTCATGATCGACCTCGACGGGGGCGATGTCGAACTCGATCGCGAGATGATCGAAATGGTGCGCGATCCTTTCGTGCATCTTCTTCGCAACGCGATCGATCATGGCATAGAGCCTCCGTCGGAGAGGCGTGCCGCCGGCAAGCGCGAGATCGGTCTGCTGACCGTGCGCGCGCGGCAGTCGGGCAACCGAATCACGATCGACGTGACCGACGACGGCCGCGGCCTCGATCGCGATCGGATTGCATCGAAAGCGCTTTCAAGCGGCCTCGTGACCAGCGCGGAATTGTCGCGAATGGACGATGCGGCGATTCTCGATCTTGTCTTCGAACCCGGTTTTTCCACTGCTGCCGAAATCAGCACCGTATCCGGCCGCGGCGTCGGCATGGACGTCGTCCGCTCCAACCTCTCCGCCATAGGCGGCAGCGTGCAGATTTCGTCGGACCGGGGCGAAGGCACCACCGTGTCCGTACAGGTACCCCTGACGCTGAGTATCCTCTCGGCCCTGATCGTCCGGGACGGATCGCAGCGATTTGCGATTCCCCTGTCCCACGTCGAACAGATCGTTCCGCCCAAGGTTGCCAGAGATAACCTCGCAGAGGCCGGAGACCGGCAGGTCTTCCTGCACGAGGGGAAGCGAATTCCCGCGATGGATCTTGCCGAGATCCTCGGAACCGATCGCGGCAGCGATACCGGAGCTGCCAGAAAGGTCATTCTCGTCCGGAGTTCGGGCGGGACCGATTTCGCCCTGCTGGTGGACCAGGTCCTGGATCAGGAAGACCTGGTGGTGAAGCCGCTGCCGCCGGTCATCATGCAGATCGGGCACTACGCCGGCACCACCTTGCTCGACGACGGCAGCATCGTGCTCATGCTCGACACGGCCCGGATCGCTGCCCGGTATGGCCTGGGCGCGGTAACGAAGGAACGCTCGGCATCTCCGGCAAAGAACGCGGTTCACAATCACGTTCCGGGACGGGAGGTCATGGTTTTCGCCGCTCTCGATACCACGGTGATGGCCATTCCGATGGCGCTGGTCTCGCGGATCGAGGTGGTCGAAGCTGCGGCCGTCGACCTCAAACCGAATTCTGCAAATGTCGTGATCGGCAGCCGCCTTCTGCCGGTGTTCGGCATCGTGGACGGGGACGAAATTTCGCCGCGGATGATCTTCATCCTCGCAAGCGACGGTCATGCGGAGATCGCCATCGCCGTCGGCAAGCTCGGCGACACAAGGACAATCGGCTTCGATGTGCGGCCGCTGCCCGACGAGTCCTTCTTCGAAGGACTGGCCCTCATCGATGACCGCCCGGTCACAATCCTCGATGGTCATGCCCTCTTGTCCGAACTGGCTGTCGATCGGTCCAGGGGATCGCACATGGTTTGCAGGTTGCCCGAAGGCCATGAATGGGCACAGACCGTGCTCGCACCCCTGCTGCGTTCGGCAGGTTACCGTCTGGTATCCGACCGGGACGCCGAAGCGGATGTGTGTTTCGTCATGACGGATATGTCGGACGAGGATCTCGAAACGGATCGCCGGACGCCGGTTATCCGGCTGAGCGAAGAGGGCCACGCCGGAACTGATGGCGCAATACCAAGGTATGACCGCGGTGCGATCCTGGCCGCCTTGGCCGAAGTCGCGGGCAGGAAATTGGCATGA
- a CDS encoding response regulator produces the protein MKTCLIVDDSRVIRKVSRHILESLGFEVSEAENGADGLERCEEAMPDVVLLDWNMPVLSGIEFLHQLRRSPGGERPKVVFCTTENDVAHIREAIGAGADEYVMKPFDHETLQIKLQLVGMA, from the coding sequence ATGAAAACGTGCCTGATTGTCGATGATTCCCGCGTTATCAGGAAGGTCTCACGACACATTCTGGAGTCGCTCGGTTTCGAGGTCTCCGAGGCCGAGAACGGTGCCGACGGCCTCGAACGATGCGAGGAGGCTATGCCCGATGTCGTCCTGCTCGACTGGAACATGCCGGTCCTGAGCGGCATCGAATTCCTGCACCAGCTTCGCCGGTCGCCCGGAGGAGAACGCCCCAAGGTGGTGTTCTGCACGACGGAGAACGATGTCGCCCACATCCGCGAGGCGATCGGGGCCGGCGCGGACGAATACGTGATGAAACCGTTCGATCACGAAACGCTGCAGATCAAGTTGCAACTGGTCGGGATGGCCTGA